The Lycium barbarum isolate Lr01 chromosome 10, ASM1917538v2, whole genome shotgun sequence genome includes a region encoding these proteins:
- the LOC132615927 gene encoding uncharacterized protein LOC132615927 produces the protein MPHHIGSKPIREIIYQKGGKYGNPPDLGTVFYETRKKDNKLVEPEAIEKHAQIEEMVQSEPSLSSIEIVKNCCGPQTHSHVFGFGCGVKAKDLKGGTSSKAELLSALRSTQEENKSLNEKNKSLNDRLSALEDEMKEIKKIKEFFASQQSYVLPTTSPVSTE, from the exons ATGCCTCATCATATTGGTAGCAAGCCTATTCGAGAGATTATTTATCAAAAG GGCGGGAAATATGGCAATCCACCAGATTTGGGGACTGTTTTCTATGAGACTCGTAAAAAAGATAACAAGCTTGTTGAACCTGAAGCAATTGAAAAACAT GCTCAGATCGAAGAAATGGTTCAATCAGAGCCATCTCTATCTAGCATAGAGATTGTCAAAAACTGTTGTGGACCTCAAACTCATAGCCATGTATTTGGCTTTGGGTGTGGAGTAaaggcgaaagacttgaaaggtGGAACCTCTTCAAAAGCTGAATTGTTGTCTGCGCTACGTTCGACTCAAGAAGAAAACAAATCCTTGAATGAGAAAAATAAATCCTTGAATGACCGTTTGTCTGCCTTAGAAGATGAGATGaaagaaattaagaaaataaaagaattctTTGCCTCTCAACAATCATATGTCCTGCCTACGACATCGCCTGTTTCAACTGAATGA